ACTTGCATCAACACTGAGAAATGTGTGGATTTTCAGATTGATGGGTATAAACTGAATTACACAAATAGAGTAAAGAGAAGTGGTGGAGGTGTAATGAACTACAAGGTAGTTGAAAGTATGACAACTGTAGTGGATGATTTGTTGTTATGTATTACTGTggaaatactgtatgtatggaaaagacaaaaaaatattttagagtgTTAGAATGCCTGGATCAAATATTGAATCCACCGTCGCCCCAAACTCATGGCGGCCCGGGAAAGCATGGCCGACATTTCCGACGTCAGATTTCTCCTGTTCTCGACCCCCCGAAGGAGGGAGCTTCAAGGAACTATCGGGGTCAAAAATAACAGTCAGTCACCCTCCAATGCTGCAAGtgacatctcatcatcacgcGCCATTTCCAAACACGTGATTGAGGAAAGAGACAGTAGGACCGTCTTTTTGGGGAACGATCAAATGAGCTAGGTGCGAGCGGTCCGTGAGCCAGCGGATGGCGGATTAGCGCACGCAATAACCCTCATGTCACCCTCGGTGCTCGCCGGAACAGACGACAGGGCCATAGCCACTGCTGTCATGAAACGGAGAGCAACACGAGGTGGCGGCTGGTTCCCGGGGGAAGACAGCCGTCCATGAGGAAACGTCTGAATTGTCATCCGCCCGCAGTGCTAAACTAATTACTTGACATCTCatttcatggatgtgatctttatagatctggtggagaacaTATTTGATGAGCTAAGCtcatcattattataatatgaAGCTTTAACCACTTCAACACCATTCTGTATGCATCTGGCCCTTCTTTGGACACTGTGTTAACTAACCTCCAGACATGCTTCAATGCCATACAACACTCCGTAGCACGCGTTGCAGCAGGTATATTTCACTGGTCATCCCTTAAGCCGGAACCTCTTTTGGCCGCCTTTCCTTCCAGTTCTCTGCTGCTAATGACTGGAACGAAttgcgaaaaaaaaaaaaaaaaaattggctgAAGCTGGGTCTTAAATTTCCCTTACTAACCTTAAACATCAGCTATCCGAGTAGCTTATCGATTGCTGCAGCTGGATTTCCGATTGCTTCCATCGGCAATAAGCCCACCCAATCTTTCGGCcccatatttatatttttttctttttcttttttaacaacaGTATCACTACTTGCACATCATCTGCTTATCTATCGTTCCAGTGTTAATCTGCTAAATTGTATATTACTCTGCCACTATGGCCGATATATTGCCTTACCTCCTCACACCATTTGCACACATTGAATAAAGattacttcttttttttcttctctggtGTTATTCATTGTATGCTTGTTTATTCCATGTGTaactttgtgttgttgtttgtgtcgCACTGCTTTGCTTTATCTTGGCCAGGTCGCAGTTGTAAATGAGAACTAGCTTACCTGGCTAAATaaagcttaaataaaaaaattataaaaccaCCTGCTGCAAAACAGGGGATTTTCTCTGTGTACTTCACAATTCCAAAAATTTCCAAAATTCTCCTATTCGTTCTGTTTTTAGCTCCAAGAGTATTTATGAAAGTGGTTCAAGCAGCCTTTACGCCCTTGCAACAAAAAGGTGTGCTTTTTGCACACAACACATTTGTGTGCTTCCTTACCTAGACGATTGGTTATTGTGCGCAGAAAATCCAACTAAGTTGACAGACAACTTGCAACTTCTTTTGGATCACATTCCAAAACACGGATTTATGATCAACCAGACCAAATGTCAGTTTACACCGGGGCAAAGTATTCAGTTTCTCGGAGTTCAGTGAAATTCCCTCAGTATGATGGCTTCTCTTACAAgagtctttaaaatatttttgcatgGTAGCCATGAGGCAAACTCCTCAGGTATCTCACTTTGTTATGGCTAGACGGTATACTGGCCGTTGCGATATCCGTGATCAGATTATGTATGCTGGATTTAAGACCATTTCAGCGTTTGCTATTGGGGAGACACCTGTCAGTCAAAACTCAGAAGTATAAGTTAGTGAGGGTGACGAGTGTAGCATGGCAATCACTGAAACAGTGGCGCAATATAAAGGTCCTGATTCGGGGGGTTCCTATGAGACCACCGCCTGCCAAGAGGGAAATCGTTACCACTGACCCAGTTACCAATCCgaccagatttttttaaacaattgagTGGCCACCTACGACACGACTAACCTCAGACTCTGAAATTGTGCCTCTGGCTGTTGGGAGCAACACCAGCCTTTTGGCCTATTCGCAGAAGGTCAGGGACAATGTTTTTAATGGTCGCCCTACGTCGACTAGAGCGCTTTATAAGAATAGATAGAAACTTTTCTCAAAACGatgaatatcaaataaaattCCAGAAGTGTTCAGTAACTGATATTCTCTCATTTCTGCATATCTTATTGACGATAGGTTGTCTTAAATTTTTTAAGGTTATCACAAGCACTTATGTCAATCCACACGATCAGTGACAACGTCTTGGGCGGCTCTGCAGGGAGTTCAATTGGCGTCCCGAAAAATTGCTTAACAGCAGTACGCGAGGAGTGTGCCTTTTAAAAGGATATCATTGCTTGAAAGCAagtaatatgtttaaaaaaagctcTTTAATTAAAGTGCatacatgttgttttttgtctttatctTCCGTCAGGAAGAGTCAATTCCTGTGTACAGTCAAATTTAGCTTTTGGTACATGGTGATAAGCTGATTTGATTGTTGTGATCCACTCAGTATGCCACCTGGCATTCTGTAGCCAAGGAAatagaatgttggtaacataTGTAACCGTGGTTCTATGATTGGCGGAAGACCGCCAGAGCCTCTGGTCACTCTGCTCAACGAGAAGACTTCAAAGGAAGTGATGACTGTGAGGAACTATTCATAGACAGACACTTTATTAAGGTCATGAGGTGAAACCTTTTATATAAGCTTCTCGGTAAGGAGAAGGACAGGAAATATTCCACTCAGTATGCCATCTGGCGGTCATCCGCCAGTCATAGAACCACGTTTACATATGTaactaacattttaaaatccttTCTTTGATAGTGGTGGGTTATGGCCAGGTTTTGACATGGTGAAtggtttaaaattaaattaaatctgcATGTTGTCAAAGATGATTACAAATTTGTTGAGAACCTTAATGAATTTATGTTATTAGTACACATGCATGATTACATTCATGAAATGATCAATAATCACACTCTGCACttacaaattatttaatgtaCATGATTGATATAACAAATGGAGTTATCAGTGTTTTGATTACACAATATGTCACAATGATTATATTCACTTGATGATCCTTTTCACATGCACTACTaatgttttaagtgttttagaGCACATTATAAAATCCAGTGCTGCTTAATAGTTGTGAAATGCTGTGTAAGGCCTATGAAGAAGGTCTACGCAAAACCaatatgtttttgaaaaccAGGCAGCTCCAGAGCGTTTTTTTCAGTAACGTTGGGAAAACAAGTTTAACTTCACCATGGAGAACACTGACAAAACCTAGTGGCCCAATGTATGCCCACTATTGATTAATAATTTGGCTCAAGCAAATAAAGGTTCAACTCTTTGTCACCAGGGGCTCCATGTATAAAACTCACCATAGATTTAGTCTTCAAAGTGTGTATGCACAAAAGCTAGGTTTTGCATACGCACAAAAGTTTTCAGACATAACAACAACATATGTACGTCAGAACCTGAGCAAAATCCCTTTGTAAATCCCACTCAGACAAATATTGTGAATATGTGCATCTCCACCCAGTCCCCTCACCGAAAGTACCATATATGAAATGTACTAAATCCtagtttttcatttacatttattaatttggcagacgcttttatccacagcaactaacaagtaggagagcaaatattatattcaattgtttttaaaatacttatCAAATAGATTTATCCAGTTTTGCTGATTGTGTGAGCATCTTTTAGCTATTTTAGTGAAAACAGTTACAGAATATTGTGATGTCTGACTCAGagtattttaaaaaggaaacatacAACTCTTACCATTCTCTGTAAGTTATATCCTACAAATACAGTGGTTGTGGAAATGCCTTCACACAATACCAATCGCTGTTTAGCTGCGTTTGTACAGAGAACTATTATCATAAGACCTTTCAAAACCAGATGATAGAACGAGTCCAGCAATGACCCCCATAATATTGAAGTAAGTGCGCATCATTGTTCACgccaattatttatattttgtgtgttcacaTATTTACGGCAAGTTTTATATCCCGATACTTGCGTGGAGAACAGGATACGCAAATCTCTATGCACATTTTGTGCATACGCCTCGTTTAAACATAATGGCCCTGGATCATCTTTGTTTGCGAGATCTCTTTCTGCATTTGAAGATAGATTTCCCTCAACAGTTGTTCTGAGGTTGCTGGAACCAGAAGAAGGGGATACAGACACTTCACAGTGTGAGGATTGAGCGTACAGTAGTCTATGCAGGACCCCAAGTCTGTGTCCTTTTTCCCCACAAAAAAGATGGAAGCAGCAGGGGACATGGATAGTCGGATAAATCCTTGTCGTAGCTCAGTGGTTAtagcaaggtcgtgggttcgatcccaggggattgcatattagaaacaaatgtatagtataatgcaatctatgtcgctttggataaatggtctgccaaatatataaatgtaaatgtagtggcTCACTGATGTGATTCAGTTGCAATGAAGTGCAATAATCTGCATCGGTTCATATACTGGAGAGGTTGAGGAGGTGATAAAGGAGCGGAAGGAGTAGGCAGGACATGCGAATAGGGAGAAATTCTCAAGGATGCTCGAATTGGGCGTTAAATAAAACTTTCCAACCCTACTGTATTGTCATACACAGCCACAGGATTTAACAATTGACGCAGTGCCACCTCATTCCAACTGCTGAAAGCGGCCAGAGTGGGAGAGCATATTTAGCTATTGGCAGAAGGTGTAGCACTTACCGGAGGAGAAGGTAGAAGTTGTTGCCTCATGAGTCAAACTAGTTCAGCAAACGGATCGGTGGGGGTTGTGCAGAGTCTATGGTGAAGTTGTGTTGGTCAGGTCTTCTGTAACAGGTGTGTATATCCACAGGTAACAGGTAAGTAAATCCACAGGTAACttgtaaaacacagaaaatccaTGGGTAACAGGTATAAACTTCAGGGAACAAACGCTCAAGGTTAACACAACGTTAAGACCTGACAATGAACCAACGATGAGAAGGTGAATAAAATGAGTCCAATTTATGGGGATCATGTGTGTGCCCAAAGAGAGGTTGATGGCGTGCAAGGGTAGATGGGAAATGGAGTTCAATGCTCAAAAGTCTGGTGAATGTGAATGTCAGTTGGGTTCAAATTTGGCTTTTAAGCAAAGGAGTAACAGCAGCAGTTTTGAGTGTAACCAGAACAGAGGCAGAGATAAGTGACATGTTTAGAAGATGTGAAATTGTAAGAAATTTGACAGAGGTACAGtgttttaaaagaatgttggtGCAGGATCTTCCCAGCTAGAATAGGAATTCGATTTCATTACGATTTCAGTATAACTGTAGACACATTTATAATTGCACATAATAATGTTAATGGACATGATAAATAGACAGTACTGATATAATTTGTTatgaaaaaacaaatcacataCCTCTGAAATACTAAGTGTGCATAAACCCAATGAACACGAGACTAACAGATTAGAATTCACACCGGCATAACACCTTGCTGCATTCATACTTTGTTGAAAAACAATGATGGAGTGTGATAATCTTAACTAATTGTAACAGTAATGTCATTCCCATAATGACCAACTCAATCTACCAAGAGCAGCGCAAATTAATACTGGGTTTAAGAAAATCCTAAATAAACGTTAAATAAAGCTGCAAATACAAGTACAATGATGAGCACAAACTTTAGTAAATCGGGTTGCgtgattcatttaaaaactCTCCTCCCATAAAGTTTGTATCTAAATAGGAAACACCCACAAATGCATATGTAAGAACAAAGCGTGGGTTCACAATAACATTAATTTGCACTTTTAATCGGCAACCTTAATATTTCAGAGTAATTCTTTAGATTACAGCCCGCAATGTACCGCataattaaacagaatttaaaGCGCAACTAATTGTAACAAAATGTAGGTAAAGAGGAACAATATCCCATGTTTGTGGAATAAAGGggtaaaatatactgtaaatattaaaaaaatagggGGTACCTATTTAAATATTACGTGCATACATGACCTAGACAATCTTTTTGGGGCTCTGAACATGCACTACATTGTACATTGCACTAccattgtgtatatttttttaactatggggttcttattttattattatagctcACATAAATAATGggattcatattttattgaatttcgGATTTTTGTTCACACGTAATTCTTGTCAATTATGAGTTATTCATGTTATTATGAGTAATCAGTTTTGATGACTTGTGACATGCGCAACTTTAATGACAATGCCAAAAGCAATAACAAGGCAAGCGGTTCAGAATGGGAAACAGTTAAACAGGCAATGGTCAGGGCAGGCAGCAACAGGCAGCAAGGAGAAGTAAATCCAAAAGTCACAGGTCACAATGATTAATCCAACAAGGTAACTGGGCAAGGAAACGGTGgtgtttttaatgtgctttaagacaaaccatgtgcaaatttatcattttaaaccattgctCTGTATTTTATCCATGAAACTGCAGTTTACCAAAGacagtttaaaagaaaacagtatacattttcaataaaaatatagcATTATTATAAGTACATTTTTTACCTTGGTTTAAAAGAATTGTGAGAAGTAAAAAGTATGACCATATTGTTTACAGAAATATCATTAATTTTAAGTACACTACAAACCATTTTCATATAAAGTACAATAAAGTATTCAAGTAAAATCTTATTGGTGAATAAAGAGACTTATTCTCTAAAATAGGACCCTGCTATTAGTATTTACACCAGACAAGATTAAAGCCAGTACGAAACAGGAGTAATGTACTtgctaatcaacagttttcttCCTCTCATATTTCCTCTGACACTTATTTTCTAGTTCTATTAGTAGGACTGCTGAAGGGGTATCACGTTTTTAGTAATGTGTGGCATCAGCAGGTTATTCCTGTTCCTAATTCCCTTACTCAGCAAagtaaataagtataaatatttagatGCTAATGTAATTAACTACAGAATGTGGAACACTTACATCTCTCATAAATCAAAAAGCCATACATTcatacagaaatgaaaatgtgacaactGTAAACATCGGACAAAATGTTTGTAATATGAGCAGTTAGTTTATTTAACCAGCTTTCATCATAAATATGCAGAATTCCTActgcatataaaaaaatctgaattagcCTACTAAGGAAAAATAACTATACACCTTTACATTGACTGATGAAATGATCAAGGTTCAAAGCTATAATAGTTAAGTATTTGTTTCTCTGAAACTCTCTCCCAGACCTTATGCCTGGCAGGGCAGAACTGGGTAAATGGTCATGACAGCAAATGGTTTTGCTAATGTGCTGATCATTGCCAGAATGATGTTGCACTCCCCCATGTGAAGTAAGAGCTACACGCTCTGACTCCTCCTATAGTATTTTAAATATCTGTCTAAAATCTACGAAGAGAAAGAGGATTTATTTGCTCTCTGTGAAATCAGCATTGGTGGACTAGCAGTGCCAAAGTAAGAAACTGTTTGCATGTGTGAGATAGTTGAATGTTTCTTGAGAGTCCAGATAAGTACTGGCTCATGTGGCAGCTGAGAATGAAAACTTGTAGTTTGCTGGCTCAAGAGTTTGCAACTGTTCCAAGGAGATCTACTGGATGGACTCCCAGTTGGTATAATGTATGCTGTATACCTTAATAGCTTATGGTGTCACTATTCACAAATTTTggaatttttcataaaaaaataccagGATGATTACTAACAATATTGTgaattttacttaaatatttagttAGTATTCAGTCATTCATAATTTGGATGTTTATGTAAAATTCAAATGAGTGTGGCAGAATTTTTTGATTTCTAAAATTTGATGTCATCTACATGTTTCACTTTTCTGATCAAattttcatctgtttatttCTATTACATTGTTGTTTTAGCTGTAACTAAAAtttgaaattaaacttttttacagTTAAAGGATCATCTATAATTGCTGAAATGAATGACCAGTGGAATTCAGCATTTACAGACAATGTCTACATATCAAAAAGAAGCATTAGAAAGATTCTCATCAGCAAGAGGCATTATGTACGGGCAGAGAGTAACATTACTGTCCATGAAACCAAGACAGAGAATTTCAATCAATCTAATGGTGAGGAGACAACTTGTGAAAAAAGAGAAACCAAGGAACCAAGTGTGCAAGAGATGATTAACTTAAATCCAACAACTCAAGCTACATGCTCTTTCTCTGAAAGATCTGAACAATCTTCTCTGAAGGGTGGAAGAGTTGATGTGGCTGATGTGGAAACGGCACCTGGATCTGAACCTAAATCCCAAATCTTGACTCATGAAAGATGGCAAGAGGCCAGTTTTCCCAAAGTGAATGTGAAACAAACGGTGGACATCACTAAGCCATACTCACAGGGAGAGTTTCCAAGTAAACAGAAGAGTGATGTGCTAGACAAATATGAGGTGGAGGAAGAAGAGATGGAGAGACCAACAGCTCCACAAAACCAGGCTTTGAAAAGTCAGTTTTTGTTTGCTACTATGAAAAAGCGAGGAATGGAGGGAGACACAGAAAACCGTCCATACAAGTGCCCTTACTGTAACTGGGCTTTTAAAAAGTCCAGCAACCTGTTGAGCCATATTAAAACTCACCGTGGCCTCAGACCGCATGTTTGTGACATGTGTGGGAAGGCCTACTCACACCAGGGTACTCTTCAGCAACACAAACGGCTACACACTGGCGAAAGGCCGTACCAATGTCCTTTCTGCAAAAAAACCTACATCTGGTCCTCAGACTTCCGCAAACATATTCGAACACACACAGGGGAGAAGCCCTACATCTGCGAGGAATGTGGCAAAGACTTTGTGCGCTCCTCCGACCTGCGGAAACATGAGCGGAACATGCACACCAACAACAAGCCCTTTCTCTGCAAGCAGTGTGGCAAAACCTTTAACAAGCCGCTGTCTCTTCTCCGTCACGAGCGCACACATTTGGGTGAGAGGCCCTTCATATGCCCAGAGTGTGGGAAGTCATTCGCTCTAGCCAGCCGCATGACAGAGCACAGGAAGATCCATAGTGGCGTGCGCCCCTATACCTGCCCAGTTTGCTCCAAAGCATTCACCAAGTCCTCCAACCTTACCGAACATCTTACAGTTCATACTGGAGTACGGCCTCACAAATGCTCTGAGTGTGGCGTGGCATTTGCCATGGCATCCCGGCTGGTGCGCCACCAGCGTATCCATGCGACCATGCAGCCTCATCAATGCCA
This DNA window, taken from Triplophysa dalaica isolate WHDGS20190420 chromosome 6, ASM1584641v1, whole genome shotgun sequence, encodes the following:
- the znf648 gene encoding zinc finger protein 648, whose translation is MNDQWNSAFTDNVYISKRSIRKILISKRHYVRAESNITVHETKTENFNQSNGEETTCEKRETKEPSVQEMINLNPTTQATCSFSERSEQSSLKGGRVDVADVETAPGSEPKSQILTHERWQEASFPKVNVKQTVDITKPYSQGEFPSKQKSDVLDKYEVEEEEMERPTAPQNQALKSQFLFATMKKRGMEGDTENRPYKCPYCNWAFKKSSNLLSHIKTHRGLRPHVCDMCGKAYSHQGTLQQHKRLHTGERPYQCPFCKKTYIWSSDFRKHIRTHTGEKPYICEECGKDFVRSSDLRKHERNMHTNNKPFLCKQCGKTFNKPLSLLRHERTHLGERPFICPECGKSFALASRMTEHRKIHSGVRPYTCPVCSKAFTKSSNLTEHLTVHTGVRPHKCSECGVAFAMASRLVRHQRIHATMQPHQCQGCNVSFSHLAELETHQEQHTESMIFVCGQCSKSFPEEALLKEHMQSHTDTETCNALLSMK